A stretch of the Chloroflexota bacterium genome encodes the following:
- a CDS encoding DEAD/DEAH box helicase: MPRIYVALDTETTGLQPDRDAIIEIGAVKFRGDDALDTWSSFINPGRALPRKIERLTGISARDVERAPSLFTVMPTLKRFVGDNPVVGHNIAFDLGFLQRGGFAASAALDTYELACILMPYASRYTLGKLMEEFHIAFPTKHRALADAQAVQALFNALLERAGRLDQKVIQEIARLGDKSDWALKFAFQDLLRDHARTAFSGGSIGAQLMAKGGLGDETLGLLFSRDTKEQPLKPKVHQDPLDVDALAGLLEPDGAFAQRFPEYEHRPQQVEMLRAVAHAFNTGATVLVEAGTGTGKSLAYLLPAIYWAAQNNQRVVVSTNTINLQDQLFDKDIPDLRQVLPVEFKAALLKGRSNYICRRRLDALRKSDKLSNDEVRVLAKVLAWLPSTTTGDSAELRLMGSENAVWSRLSSDQDHCEPTHCNLRQENKCFFYRARDKAESAHLIIVNHALLLSDMATENRVLPEYKYLVVDEAHHLETQATNALAFEASRASLEAMLRGLAHERGGLLGGLAGALRNSDAPPNIKREAQAIFTDVAQDIDRALRGVYEFFVALEQFINAQEQLPGESESSYDRQLRLTATRRAQPAWSAIEIAWDTFGAMLLKVRDGLDKIYNAWDDLDEFEISGFPELQNELSFAMRRVSETRGAVESLITKSNANSIYWFNIKRNDGDISLHVAPLYVGDLLQKNLFAGRAATILTSATLCVDKNFAHIKSRLGLGDLADELAVGSPFDYKQSALIFVPTDVPEPAQPGYQKSVEASLVELFKATQGRALALFTSLSQLNTTYRAISRPLEEEGIVVLAQNLDGSRRQVLETFKTQARTVLLGTRSFWEGVDVAGEALSCLVIARLPFSVPSDPIFAARSETFDDAFAQYAVPEAVLRFRQGFGRLIRTKTDRGVVVVLDKRVLTKNYGRIFLESLPSVSLYRGPIAELPKLASKWIDGEESAGEE; encoded by the coding sequence ATGCCCCGCATCTATGTTGCGCTCGACACCGAAACGACCGGCTTGCAACCCGACCGTGACGCGATTATCGAAATTGGCGCGGTCAAATTTCGCGGCGACGACGCGCTCGACACATGGTCGTCGTTCATCAACCCTGGACGCGCGCTCCCGCGCAAAATCGAACGCCTCACCGGCATTTCCGCGCGCGACGTGGAACGCGCGCCGTCGCTGTTCACCGTGATGCCCACACTCAAACGCTTTGTCGGCGACAACCCGGTCGTCGGGCACAACATCGCGTTCGACCTGGGCTTTCTCCAACGCGGCGGCTTTGCCGCGAGCGCCGCGCTCGACACCTACGAACTCGCGTGCATCCTGATGCCGTACGCGTCGCGTTACACGCTCGGCAAGTTGATGGAAGAATTCCACATCGCGTTTCCGACGAAACACCGCGCGCTCGCGGACGCGCAAGCTGTCCAGGCATTGTTCAACGCGTTGCTCGAACGCGCCGGGCGGCTCGACCAAAAAGTGATTCAAGAGATCGCGCGACTCGGCGACAAGTCGGACTGGGCGTTGAAATTCGCGTTCCAGGATTTGTTGCGCGATCACGCGCGCACCGCGTTCAGCGGCGGCTCGATTGGCGCGCAGTTAATGGCAAAGGGCGGACTCGGCGACGAGACCCTGGGACTACTTTTCTCGCGCGACACGAAAGAGCAACCGCTCAAACCCAAGGTACATCAAGACCCGCTCGACGTGGACGCGCTGGCGGGCTTGCTCGAACCCGACGGTGCGTTCGCACAACGCTTTCCCGAGTACGAGCATCGTCCGCAACAAGTTGAAATGCTCCGCGCGGTCGCGCACGCGTTCAACACCGGCGCAACGGTCTTGGTCGAGGCGGGCACCGGCACCGGCAAATCGCTCGCGTACTTACTTCCCGCGATTTACTGGGCGGCGCAAAATAATCAACGCGTCGTCGTCTCGACGAACACGATCAATTTGCAAGACCAACTTTTCGATAAAGACATTCCCGACCTGCGCCAGGTTCTGCCGGTCGAATTCAAAGCCGCGTTGCTCAAAGGTCGTTCGAATTATATCTGTCGTCGCCGGCTCGACGCGCTGCGCAAGAGCGACAAGTTGTCGAACGACGAAGTGCGCGTGCTTGCCAAAGTGCTCGCGTGGCTGCCTTCGACGACGACCGGCGACAGCGCCGAGTTGCGTTTGATGGGCAGCGAGAACGCGGTCTGGTCGCGCTTGTCATCCGACCAGGATCACTGCGAGCCGACGCATTGCAATCTGCGGCAAGAGAACAAGTGCTTTTTCTATCGCGCGCGCGACAAGGCGGAGAGCGCGCATCTCATCATCGTCAATCACGCGCTCTTGCTTTCGGATATGGCGACCGAGAATCGCGTGTTGCCGGAGTACAAGTATCTTGTCGTGGACGAGGCGCATCACCTCGAAACCCAGGCGACGAACGCACTCGCGTTCGAGGCGTCGCGCGCGAGTCTGGAAGCGATGTTGCGCGGACTCGCGCACGAACGCGGCGGTTTGCTCGGAGGGCTTGCCGGGGCGTTACGTAATTCGGACGCGCCGCCGAACATCAAGCGCGAAGCGCAAGCGATTTTCACCGATGTCGCGCAGGATATTGATCGCGCGTTGCGCGGCGTGTACGAATTTTTTGTCGCGCTCGAACAGTTCATCAACGCGCAAGAGCAATTGCCTGGCGAGAGCGAGAGCAGTTATGATCGTCAGTTGCGACTCACGGCGACGCGGCGCGCGCAACCGGCGTGGAGCGCGATTGAAATCGCGTGGGACACGTTCGGCGCGATGTTGCTCAAGGTGCGCGACGGACTAGACAAAATTTACAACGCGTGGGACGACCTCGACGAATTTGAAATCTCAGGTTTTCCTGAATTGCAAAACGAGTTGTCGTTCGCGATGCGGCGCGTGAGCGAAACGCGCGGCGCGGTCGAATCGCTCATCACCAAATCGAATGCGAATTCGATTTACTGGTTCAACATCAAACGCAACGACGGCGATATTTCGTTGCACGTCGCGCCGCTGTACGTCGGCGACCTGTTGCAGAAAAATTTGTTCGCCGGTCGCGCCGCGACGATTCTCACGTCCGCGACGTTGTGTGTGGACAAGAATTTCGCGCACATCAAATCGCGTTTGGGGCTGGGCGATTTGGCGGACGAACTCGCGGTCGGCTCGCCGTTCGACTACAAGCAATCCGCGCTGATCTTTGTGCCGACCGATGTGCCGGAACCGGCGCAACCTGGTTATCAAAAATCGGTCGAAGCGTCACTCGTCGAGTTGTTCAAAGCGACCCAGGGTCGTGCGCTCGCATTGTTCACGTCGCTCTCGCAGTTGAACACGACGTACCGCGCGATCTCGCGTCCGCTCGAAGAAGAGGGCATCGTCGTGCTCGCGCAAAATCTCGACGGCTCGCGGCGGCAGGTGCTTGAAACGTTCAAGACGCAGGCGCGCACGGTATTGCTGGGGACGCGCTCGTTTTGGGAAGGCGTGGACGTGGCGGGCGAGGCGTTGTCGTGTCTGGTGATCGCGCGCTTGCCGTTCAGCGTGCCGAGCGATCCGATCTTTGCGGCGCGCAGTGAAACGTTCGACGATGCGTTCGCGCAGTACGCGGTGCCCGAAGCGGTGTTGCGTTTTCGGCAAGGGTTCGGGCGTTTGATTCGCACGAAAACGGATCGCGGTGTCGTCGTCGTGTTGGACAAGCGCGTGCTGACGAAAAATTACGGACGCATCTTTCTCGAATCGTTGCCGTCGGTGTCGTTGTATCGCGGACCGATTGCCGAACTGCCCAAGTTGGCGAGCAAGTGGATTGACGGCGAGGAGAGTGCGGGCGAGGAGTAG
- a CDS encoding DUF664 domain-containing protein, translating to MISESQLYADRLRAARAQIWKTLDGLRDDALNWHPTPDASNSLFALATHCLGAERRWIHQVVGGRTIVRDRDAEFRALAENLATLETTYADVALETERVLNDLTLEAMAALKNDGRNEYSARWCILHVVEHYSEHIGQMALTRQLWENRNARLNEI from the coding sequence ATGATTTCCGAAAGCCAACTGTACGCCGATCGGTTGCGCGCCGCGCGCGCCCAAATTTGGAAAACGCTGGATGGGTTGCGCGACGACGCGCTCAATTGGCATCCGACGCCGGACGCGAGCAACTCGTTGTTCGCGCTGGCGACGCACTGCTTGGGCGCGGAGCGGCGCTGGATTCACCAGGTTGTCGGCGGACGCACGATTGTGCGCGACCGCGACGCCGAGTTCCGCGCGCTCGCAGAAAACCTCGCGACGCTTGAAACGACTTATGCCGATGTCGCGCTGGAAACCGAGCGCGTGCTGAACGATTTGACGCTCGAGGCGATGGCGGCGTTGAAGAATGACGGCAGGAATGAGTACTCGGCACGCTGGTGCATTCTGCACGTCGTCGAACATTACAGCGAACACATCGGACAAATGGCGTTGACGCGCCAGTTGTGGGAGAATCGCAACGCGCGTTTGAATGAGATATGA
- a CDS encoding diguanylate cyclase → MTQKFLIVSNNKTLTSMVQKALGDDNHAAICAEDGLEAVDMALDRKPAAVFLDVKLTHLTGLEVARALRAITPTAQMPIIFLADNPADARKVADARLPYTDCLVAPFDAAQIRRCAADAPNGAPNGRARPEAENTWMIALLDPLTGLYHRRYFLHRLAYEAARSARYRAPLALLLVDIDNLNEINQHYGIVTGDAVLMEAAETLRQLTRASDLVGRCDTQDFGVLAPQVDEQGACELAARISGVISAHHFVHAKLDLHVTVSIGVVYVPGDDLTVNLALLGRAENALQNAKRAGKNRVEVG, encoded by the coding sequence ATGACACAGAAATTTCTGATTGTCTCGAATAATAAAACGTTGACGAGCATGGTGCAAAAAGCGCTCGGCGATGATAATCATGCGGCAATCTGCGCTGAGGATGGTTTGGAAGCCGTGGATATGGCGTTGGATCGCAAACCCGCGGCGGTCTTTCTCGATGTGAAACTCACCCATCTGACCGGCTTGGAAGTGGCGCGCGCGTTACGCGCCATTACGCCCACCGCGCAAATGCCGATCATTTTTCTTGCCGACAATCCGGCGGACGCGCGCAAGGTGGCGGACGCGCGCTTGCCGTACACCGATTGTCTCGTCGCGCCGTTCGACGCGGCGCAGATTCGCCGGTGCGCCGCCGACGCGCCGAACGGCGCGCCAAACGGCAGAGCGCGTCCCGAAGCCGAGAACACGTGGATGATCGCGCTCCTTGATCCTTTGACGGGGCTGTACCATCGGCGCTATTTCCTACATCGTCTCGCGTACGAAGCGGCGCGCAGCGCGCGCTATCGCGCGCCGTTGGCGTTGTTGCTCGTGGATATTGACAACCTTAATGAAATCAACCAGCATTATGGCATCGTCACTGGCGACGCGGTGCTCATGGAAGCGGCAGAGACGCTCCGGCAGCTCACGCGCGCGAGCGACCTGGTGGGGCGGTGCGACACCCAGGATTTTGGCGTGCTCGCGCCGCAGGTGGATGAACAAGGCGCGTGCGAACTTGCTGCCCGCATCAGCGGGGTAATTTCCGCGCATCACTTTGTTCATGCGAAATTGGATTTGCACGTCACGGTGAGCATCGGCGTGGTGTACGTGCCCGGCGATGACCTGACGGTGAATCTCGCGTTGTTGGGGCGCGCGGAGAACGCTTTGCAAAACGCCAAACGCGCCGGCAAAAATCGTGTGGAGGTGGGTTGA
- a CDS encoding CBS domain-containing protein, with protein sequence MDAILTHENADLDALASLLGARKLYPDALAVLPRRLNANVRDFCALYGEALKFVHPEDLARQHWREILVVDTQGIPSARGLHRDTRIHFVDHHPLARALTPAMTYAGGLAGATTTLFVEQIQEKEIALTPLEASLLMLGIYEDTGSLVYTTTTARDARAVAWLLDQGADLAIVNDFLRHPLTPAQRKLYQQLIECIETRHIAGHAIALAVARTDEYVEEISTLAHQLRELYDPAALFVLAQMDDHIQLVARSDVEAIDVAGIAEQFGGGGHAKAAAALIRGATLRGVKTKLFKLLKATIKPAITVRELMSFGVRTLEPTATIAQADEMMHRYGHEGFPVARQGKLLGVVTRRDVDRALHHQLAHAPIKTLMRKPVFVTPDDSVESLRAVMIESDLGQVPVVNATHKKILGIVTRTDLIKPFGATRATRAAEMTARLERWLPPELLALIRDAGNAAQELGYSLYVVGGFVRDLLLNQPNLDLDLVVEGDAITLARHLAKQRGGRVHAHTRFGTAKWIVKEKKEDSGARKEKSLLAHLSSLDFTTARTEFYAHPSALPEVERSSIKQDLRRRDFTINTLAICLDAQRFGQLLDPFGGEQDLQRGWVRVLHSLSFIEDPTRILRAARFEQRFGFKIETRTAQLIGDALEMLERVSGERIRHELELIFRETEPEKAMARLGDLGVLRAIFPRLAFGDWHIGKFRSARAAQLAPLTYLALLAYDLTQADAAAFAKRLKLKKSETETIHQVLALRAEAHAPLCADTLTPSALYHLLADYADDALAIFAVATDDARVRERVAVFRERLRDLAPELTGDDLKRMGIPPGPQYREILTRLRDARLDGVIATRAEEEQWVRQLAN encoded by the coding sequence ATGGACGCGATCCTCACACACGAAAACGCCGACCTCGACGCGCTGGCGTCGCTCCTCGGCGCGCGCAAGTTGTATCCCGATGCGCTCGCCGTTTTGCCGCGTCGCTTGAATGCCAACGTGCGCGATTTCTGCGCGCTCTACGGCGAGGCGCTCAAGTTCGTTCATCCTGAAGATTTGGCGCGGCAACACTGGCGCGAAATCCTCGTTGTGGATACACAAGGCATTCCCTCCGCGCGCGGGTTGCATCGCGACACGCGCATTCATTTCGTGGATCATCACCCACTCGCGCGCGCGCTCACACCGGCGATGACGTATGCCGGCGGACTTGCCGGCGCGACGACGACGCTGTTCGTCGAGCAGATTCAAGAAAAAGAAATCGCGCTGACCCCGCTTGAAGCGTCGCTCTTGATGCTGGGAATTTACGAAGACACCGGGTCGCTGGTCTACACGACGACGACGGCGCGCGACGCGCGCGCGGTCGCGTGGCTTCTCGATCAGGGCGCCGATCTGGCTATCGTCAACGATTTTTTGCGGCATCCACTCACCCCCGCGCAACGCAAACTGTATCAGCAATTGATCGAATGCATCGAAACGCGCCACATCGCCGGACACGCGATCGCGCTGGCGGTCGCGCGCACGGACGAGTACGTCGAAGAAATTTCCACGCTCGCGCACCAACTGCGCGAGTTGTACGATCCTGCCGCGCTCTTCGTCCTCGCGCAAATGGACGACCACATCCAACTCGTCGCGCGTTCGGATGTCGAAGCGATTGACGTTGCCGGCATCGCCGAACAATTCGGCGGCGGCGGTCACGCCAAAGCCGCCGCGGCGTTGATTCGCGGCGCGACGCTGCGCGGCGTGAAAACGAAATTGTTCAAACTGCTCAAGGCGACGATCAAGCCCGCGATTACGGTGCGCGAGTTGATGTCGTTTGGCGTGCGCACGCTGGAACCGACCGCGACCATCGCGCAAGCCGACGAGATGATGCACCGCTATGGGCATGAGGGGTTTCCAGTCGCGCGCCAAGGCAAACTGCTCGGCGTGGTCACGCGGCGCGACGTGGACCGCGCGCTGCATCATCAGCTCGCGCACGCGCCGATCAAAACGTTGATGCGTAAACCGGTCTTTGTGACGCCCGACGATTCGGTCGAATCGTTGCGCGCGGTGATGATCGAATCCGACCTGGGTCAGGTGCCGGTCGTCAACGCGACGCATAAAAAAATTCTCGGCATCGTCACGCGCACCGATCTGATCAAACCGTTCGGCGCGACGCGGGCGACGCGCGCGGCGGAAATGACCGCGCGGCTCGAACGCTGGTTGCCACCGGAACTCCTCGCACTGATTCGCGACGCGGGCAACGCCGCGCAAGAGTTGGGGTATAGTCTTTATGTCGTCGGCGGATTCGTCCGCGATCTCTTGTTGAACCAGCCGAACCTCGACCTCGACCTCGTCGTCGAAGGCGACGCGATCACGCTCGCGCGGCATCTCGCCAAACAACGCGGCGGGCGGGTTCACGCGCACACGCGCTTTGGCACCGCCAAATGGATCGTCAAAGAAAAGAAAGAGGACAGTGGCGCGCGGAAAGAAAAATCGCTCCTCGCGCATCTTTCCTCGCTCGACTTTACCACCGCGCGCACGGAATTTTACGCGCATCCCTCCGCATTGCCCGAAGTCGAACGCAGTTCGATCAAGCAGGATTTGCGTCGCCGCGATTTTACGATCAACACGCTCGCGATTTGCCTCGACGCGCAACGGTTTGGACAACTGCTCGATCCGTTCGGCGGCGAGCAAGATTTGCAACGCGGCTGGGTGCGCGTGCTGCACAGTCTGAGTTTTATCGAAGACCCCACGCGCATTTTGCGCGCGGCGCGTTTTGAGCAACGTTTTGGCTTCAAGATCGAAACACGCACCGCGCAGTTGATCGGCGACGCGCTCGAAATGTTGGAGCGCGTCAGCGGCGAACGCATCCGCCACGAACTCGAATTGATTTTCCGCGAAACCGAGCCGGAAAAGGCGATGGCGCGCTTGGGCGATCTCGGCGTGTTGCGCGCGATTTTTCCGCGTCTCGCGTTCGGCGATTGGCACATCGGCAAATTCCGGTCCGCGCGCGCGGCGCAACTCGCGCCGTTGACGTACCTCGCGTTGCTCGCCTACGATTTGACGCAAGCCGACGCCGCCGCGTTCGCCAAGCGGCTCAAGTTGAAAAAATCCGAAACTGAGACGATTCATCAAGTGCTCGCGTTGCGCGCCGAAGCGCACGCGCCGCTGTGCGCCGACACGCTCACGCCGAGCGCGCTGTACCACTTGCTCGCCGATTACGCGGATGACGCGCTCGCGATCTTTGCCGTCGCCACGGACGACGCGCGCGTGCGCGAACGCGTCGCGGTGTTCCGCGAACGTCTGCGCGACCTCGCGCCCGAATTGACCGGCGATGATTTGAAACGAATGGGCATTCCGCCCGGACCGCAATATCGCGAGATTCTCACGCGTCTCCGTGACGCGCGGCTTGACGGGGTGATCGCGACGCGCGCCGAAGAAGAACAATGGGTGCGCCAATTGGCAAATTGA